In Phytoactinopolyspora mesophila, the following are encoded in one genomic region:
- a CDS encoding DUF2264 domain-containing protein, which produces MSEDANDSWPRSRWVEVADQLLLAVRPHASSGRALINLPGPTSVSGRWSDGLEGFARTFLLAAFRVGGAHGQDLHGLLEQYAHGLACGTNPDSVERWPRMTERRQARVEAASIAIALSETRLWLWDKLDERVRERTVQWLADIVGTTDYGNNWIWFQNVVESFLASVGGPWSQRDLDRNAELQERLYVGDGWYSDGAGPGGELQNFDYYTGWAWHLYPVLEARIRGAAPDDVHRNRLRAFLEQAPSLVGADGAPVLQGRSLTYRFAMLAPFWAGALADATPLEPGETRAITSAVMRHFLDHGAVDNNGLLPVGWYREFPRIRQLYTGAASPYWASKAFAGLLLSPDDPIWTDDPVPPQHWERDSITLLSAPGWLVQSTAGDGVVRVVNHGTDRQAHLKLMPSADDPFYHRQSYSTHSSPQLLPETIAGPVDSHTALLDAAGLPSHRGRIERVHLSATVAVSRSRPYWLDHGGIGPAGDSASWSGLRHGPMLTIASVVRGSRELRLVWIDTDDQGSGGAAGLASEESPWLSDPGPWRVHIGGWPLAAEHEELVVETTAWEDGGPRIRVCRSDGFTSLVQGVQGLSDTGALRLEGADPLGAASVTPWIRSRGPVAAGQVTAALVSLSGMPPEGEGWPALPEVETQPEEGQLIVRWPDGHEDTIPG; this is translated from the coding sequence GTGAGTGAGGATGCTAACGATTCTTGGCCGCGCAGCCGGTGGGTAGAGGTGGCCGACCAGCTGTTGCTGGCGGTCCGACCGCACGCGAGCAGTGGCCGTGCCTTGATCAATCTGCCCGGCCCCACCAGCGTGTCAGGGCGGTGGAGCGACGGGCTCGAAGGCTTCGCTCGGACCTTTCTGCTGGCGGCCTTCCGAGTCGGTGGTGCGCACGGCCAGGACCTGCACGGGTTGCTGGAGCAATACGCGCACGGCTTGGCCTGTGGAACGAACCCCGACTCGGTAGAGCGGTGGCCGCGGATGACCGAACGCCGGCAGGCGCGGGTCGAGGCGGCGTCGATCGCGATCGCGTTGTCGGAAACCCGGCTGTGGCTGTGGGACAAACTCGACGAGCGCGTCCGCGAACGCACCGTGCAGTGGCTGGCCGACATCGTCGGGACCACCGACTATGGCAACAACTGGATATGGTTTCAGAACGTCGTCGAGTCCTTTCTCGCCTCGGTCGGAGGACCGTGGAGTCAACGCGATCTGGATCGCAACGCCGAGCTTCAAGAACGCCTCTACGTCGGCGATGGCTGGTACTCCGATGGTGCCGGTCCGGGCGGCGAGCTGCAGAACTTCGACTACTACACTGGGTGGGCATGGCACCTGTATCCCGTGCTCGAGGCCCGGATCCGCGGGGCGGCGCCCGACGACGTCCACCGCAACAGGCTGCGCGCCTTCCTCGAGCAAGCCCCGTCGTTGGTGGGCGCCGACGGTGCTCCGGTGCTGCAGGGCAGGTCGTTGACGTACCGGTTCGCCATGCTGGCCCCCTTTTGGGCAGGTGCGCTGGCTGACGCCACGCCTCTTGAGCCGGGCGAGACCCGAGCCATCACCTCCGCGGTCATGCGACACTTCCTCGACCATGGCGCCGTAGACAACAACGGTTTGCTACCGGTGGGGTGGTACCGCGAGTTCCCGCGCATCCGCCAGCTCTACACCGGCGCTGCTTCGCCGTACTGGGCCAGCAAGGCTTTCGCCGGGCTGTTGCTGTCGCCCGACGACCCGATCTGGACCGATGATCCCGTGCCGCCACAGCACTGGGAGCGGGATTCGATCACCTTGCTGAGCGCACCTGGCTGGCTGGTGCAGTCGACGGCCGGCGACGGGGTGGTGCGGGTGGTGAATCACGGCACCGATCGCCAGGCTCACCTGAAGCTGATGCCGAGCGCTGACGACCCGTTCTACCATCGGCAGTCTTACTCGACCCACAGCTCACCGCAACTGCTGCCGGAGACGATCGCCGGGCCGGTGGATTCGCACACCGCTCTGCTGGATGCGGCCGGCTTGCCGTCGCACCGCGGCCGGATCGAGCGAGTGCACCTCAGCGCCACCGTCGCGGTTTCGCGGAGCCGGCCCTACTGGCTCGACCACGGCGGGATCGGTCCCGCTGGCGACAGTGCATCGTGGTCCGGGTTGCGGCACGGTCCGATGCTGACGATCGCGTCCGTCGTGCGTGGCAGCAGGGAGCTGCGCCTGGTCTGGATCGACACCGACGACCAGGGCAGTGGAGGTGCTGCAGGGCTGGCGAGCGAAGAGAGCCCATGGTTATCCGACCCTGGGCCGTGGCGTGTACACATCGGTGGCTGGCCGCTGGCGGCCGAGCATGAGGAGCTCGTGGTCGAGACGACCGCATGGGAAGACGGCGGCCCCCGCATCCGAGTGTGCCGTTCGGACGGATTCACCTCGCTGGTCCAGGGTGTTCAAGGCCTGTCCGACACCGGGGCGCTCCGCCTGGAAGGCGCGGATCCGCTCGGTGCGGCTTCGGTGACGCCATGGATTCGTTCCCGCGGCCCTGTCGCCGCTGGGCAGGTGACGGCCGCACTTGTGTCGCTGTCGGGCATGCCGCCCGAAGGGGAGGGTTGGCCGGCGTTGCCTGAGGTGGAGACGCAACCGGAGGAGGGCCAGCTGATCGTGCGCTGGCCGGACGGTCACGAGGACACCATCCCGGGATGA